One genomic window of Fibrobacter sp. includes the following:
- a CDS encoding rubrerythrin family protein, whose protein sequence is MANKYAGTQTEKNLQAAFAGESQARNKYTYFASKAKKEGFEQIAALFLKTADNEKEHAKMWLKELEGIGDTAQNLKAAADGENYEWTDMYEGFAKTAEAEGFKPLAAKFRMVAAIEKHHEERYRALLKNVEMQEVFAKSEVKVWECRNCGHIVVGTKAPALCPVCAHPQAYFEVNAENY, encoded by the coding sequence ATGGCAAACAAATACGCTGGAACCCAAACCGAAAAGAACCTGCAGGCCGCATTCGCTGGCGAATCCCAGGCCCGCAACAAGTACACCTACTTTGCCTCCAAGGCCAAGAAGGAAGGCTTTGAGCAGATTGCAGCGCTCTTCTTGAAGACCGCCGACAACGAAAAAGAACACGCCAAGATGTGGCTCAAGGAACTGGAAGGCATCGGCGATACCGCCCAGAACCTGAAGGCCGCCGCCGACGGCGAGAACTACGAATGGACCGACATGTACGAAGGCTTTGCGAAGACCGCCGAAGCCGAAGGTTTCAAACCCCTGGCCGCCAAGTTCCGCATGGTGGCCGCCATCGAAAAGCACCACGAGGAGCGCTACCGCGCCCTACTAAAGAACGTGGAAATGCAAGAAGTATTCGCCAAGAGCGAGGTGAAGGTTTGGGAATGCCGCAACTGCGGCCACATCGTGGTGGGCACCAAGGCCCCGGCCCTTTGCCCCGTATGCGCACACCCGCAGGCCTATTTCGAGGTGAACGCCGAGAATTACTAA